In Mugil cephalus isolate CIBA_MC_2020 chromosome 19, CIBA_Mcephalus_1.1, whole genome shotgun sequence, the genomic stretch GTAGCTAACTTTGTTGAAATGGTTTGTTACGCAAGGCTGGACGGGACCTAATTCTAGACAAACTGAATCTTTGTTAGTTCGAAATGAGGTTTAGTAGACATGAAGGAATGGCTGATCATGCTTTTCAAGTTTTCTACTTTAGGCAAAGACTTTAAAGAAACGCATCCACCTGGATCTTCACAGGTTTAAGGAATAGTTTTGGTTTTGAGTTTCTCATCAGTATTTAAATCGATGCGTGTTCGTCCATCATGGTCGTCGCTCAGAAATGTTATAGTTCTGTGTCTTTTCGGATTGGAATACATCTAAACACACAATAGATCGCATTTGCCTTTGCAGAAGGAGCAGAGTAAAAGTATTTTGTTGGTTTTCCAACCCACTGATGCCTGCGACTTGTCAACAATGTCATGTGACAGACTGTGAGCCTGTTTGCTTTCTTATTGTTGTCATAGTTTTAGTGCTGTACGTCACaatctctgcttttttttgcatgtgtgtttttaggaATTTTAAAGTCGTATCGTCTGTATCGTGTCTATCCCCAAGCTCAAAAGCGAATACATTTGGCGAACACAGTTGCTCTTAAACCTCGGGGTTTGCGCCGAACATATCCGTGCTTTTCCACAGAGTATCTTTGCGGATTTGTCCGTCAGCTCTCAGCTTTGAGTTTTACCAAATCCAGCTGCGCCTTCTGTATTTATTGTGGTACATGTCGTCCCTTTCCCAAAGTCAAGGTAATGATCCGTACGTATTCAATAAATCAAACTGCGGCTCAGAGCGCAGGGTTCTGGTGGATTATTGGCAGTTTTTACGACTTTCTCATTCAGACCAGGAACACTTTTAACACTACCACACGCAAACTGAGATACATCAACTTTGTGCAACCTATTTTTTTTGTCGGGGCACTCTGTGGATCTCTGGTATTTCCTCAGCTAGTATCCACTTATGCAATAAAAGCAGTGACCAAGTGGTAATCTGATACATTATCCAGCTgggagtttttttccccccagtgtTTTCCAGTATGCGACGGAAAGCTTGTattctgttttctgaaaaacatgGATGTTTTCCTGAGCTAATCAGGTGAGtccaatagttttttttttttttttttaaatcaagagTTATCATCCCAAGATGTAGAAGtaaattatgcatttgttttttatttggttgAGTTGGAAATGCCTAAGCCTGGCAAGTGTCCTGCCTGCATGGCACAGCACAATATGATGCACTACAACAGTCATTGAgaactggttttattttatatgtttcaATGATTTTTTTCAATGATTATTTGATAATTAATACACTTTTATTCCTGCGGAAATCAGAATTGTGCCAGCAGGTCGTAGATGACGTGCGGTAGACACAAATTCTCACTTGGTGGTGTGAGTGAAATCATCTCTTGTCAGAGTCTCCACTGTAATTTTCTAGGAATTATACATAATTGGTTTTGGCTTGACACCTTACAAAGCCAGCCAGTGTTTATGTGGTGCCAGCACATATTATTAGACTTGCTCTTTAATTCCCGAAAGGTGTTATAATTAGCTGTATTTCAGTGTCGTTTTTGCCTTGAGGGAACTTTGCCCTCTGAAGCTCAAATTTGCCAGCCGAATTAGCTTTTCATTGATGCAGGTATCGCTGTTACAGGATGCGGTTGAGCTTAAAAACCGGTTATTTTGATTTCTGCTGTATATTACTTACtcctttattttcagttttgtctgcCACTTTTCCCAGCTCCTTTCATAATTGTAATAGTTGTTGAGCATAATCGCtggattacaaaataaatatgcttGCGAGTCGGTATTTGTTTCCCACTGTTACCAAACCCTGAGACTCTGCAGGTCACCAGATGGTTTCCTGTTGAAATATGTTTTCAATCAAATATTTGGTCATGTGTCTGAAAAGCTGCCAATACACACAAATAGCGCAGTTGCACGGCTATTGAGAAATGTGACGAGGAGAAAATCaatacgcttttttttttacataaactaTTTTGAACTAAAATAAGCGATTTaagtagaaaaaacaaaacaatggagCGGGCAGAGGAGCTCGACCAGCGATGCGAGCTATGTAGGGACAGGTGGTGAAGGTGCAAACACAGGGAGGATGTCAGCTGTTGCAAGGGAGGGAGAAAAGTTAGCACATGGGCATTTTGTAgcctgacaaaacaaaaacaacccaaaaatgtagctggcttttatttttttttttccagtcataCGATGATTGCGGGGAAAATTAAGTTAATCGAATTTACTAATGTGAATTATATCTCGCCACGCTTTCTCACTGGAAGTTGAAAACCTAACGCCTGTTGTCTCGGACGGAAAGCTGTGTGAACTGGGagcggaggagggggaggggattAAATGTAAGACGCCTCCAAAATATGTGTGACAACAGCTGAGGGAAACCACACAATCAGGCTCACGATTAGGCCAAACAGCAGTTAGAAAATGTGAAACTTCTCCCTGTCCCTCTTAAACACTATGTCTTTTGACTCGTTTTatcttttctcacattttgtcttttttttccatcactttACTGCTCTAAAATTGCTATAATTCAAGCTGTGTCTATAATTAACACAACGCACTTTGTCACATTTCCTGTGAGAGTCGAGCTCACTGTCTTTACAGTTTGAGTAGAAGGTTCGTGCTGAAACACATTCTCATGGTCTGATGTGGGCTGGTTTTCTCGGCGTTCggggaaaatgaaaagtaaGCATGGATAACGCAGGAAATTAAATGTTGCAAAGACGTGAAGGGCAGCGCGGGTCGCACGGCTCTAATCCCACGGTGGGATCGCAGCTGATCTGCTTGTTTGAGCACGGAACAGTTGAAAGGCGGTGTCGCAGACTTTAAATGGCTGTTAACGTGTTTGCTCGTTGCTGCAGTTAATTACATGCGTCCTAACGggcttcttcttgttttgttcttccAGAAGCTCTCCAGAGACCGGATTTTGAGGGTCAGGGTCTGACGGAAGCGGCCCGCTGGAACTCCAAAGAGAACCTGTTGGCTGGACCCAGCGAGAATGACCCCAACCTGTTTGTCGCGCTCTACGATTTCGTGGCCAGTGGCGACAACACACTAAGCATCACCAAAGGTGAGCGGAGGGGAAGTATAAAGATATTTCTTCAGATGTTTTGCATGTAGTCAGTAGCGGTATTAGAGAAGCATTAGGAAATAAGCGGAGAAAGGAAATCTGGATTACATGATGCAATAAAAGTCTGTAACTGGATTTGAACCAAGGCATTCCTATGAGCCTTAAACCTCTGGGTCACTAGGCCACCCTGAGGAAAATCTAGGAGAATTAATTCTGATCGTATcttagctgttcttgttcacaGTAGGTCTTATTTCTTAAAGTGGCTGCTCTTAAGTCAGCATGTGACTTAACATGTGAGCATTAGTGGACTTTTGATTGACAGTGATATTATGGCTATATCTCCTGAAGTGTGACTCACTACAGGAGATATAGCCAAGGTCTCAATAAGGTTATGACCATGAATGGGAATCTGCCTATTTACGTCCCGTCTCCTTCCCTCTATGTGTTCATTCCCATCTGACTCTTACTTCCTGACACTGGTCTCACACATGGGTCTTTTTTCCACTGAACAAACTATAAAACAATACTGCAGATGGATGAGacaaacagaggaaggaaggagggaacaTATGCGCCGgaataaacaagaaaatgtcCTGTAGCAACTTTCCTTTCCAATACAGCGTGTtacacaggaaagaaaagttgtttttcgATTTGGATTTAACCACCCAGCTAACAAGGATtgttacttttatgttttatctATGCTCAGCTTAAGTGTGTATACATCCTGCCAGCGTTCTCAATCAGCACGGATAACTCACACGTTTTAATCTCACGTGGGCTCTAGGAGAGAAGCTGCGCGTGCTGGGTTACAATCACAACGGCGAGTGGTGCGAGGCACAGACCAAGAATGGCCAAGGTTGGGTGCCGTCCAACTACATCACCCCGGTCAACAGCCTGGAGAAGCACAGCTGGTACCACGGGCCCGTGTCACGCAACGCCGCCGAGTACCTGCTCAGCTCGGGCATCAACGGAAGCTTTCTGGTGCGAGAGAGCGAGAGCAGCCCCGGCCAGAGGTCCATTTCCCTGCGGTATGAGGGGAGAGTCTACCATTACAGGATTAACACTGCATCTGACGGAAAGGTAGGCATCAgtggagacacagacacatacacattaaAGTCGTATCAGGACATAagggcattttatttattatggcTAGCCGTGGCAAGAGTGCTACAGGTCTAATTGCTCTTACTTAAACAACCTGGTGCTTCCATTTGCAATTGATGGACATATTTGTAACTTCCTCTCAAGAGTCTTGAGGCCAGGGTTTTATTTCTCTCAGAGCTAGACATTCGGAGccatcacaaaaacaaaattcatttgatgtcattttattgtcattaaaatgttatgGGATTTAGTTTGGGCAAAGACGCCAGTGTATTTGGAGCTTTAAATGAGATGGTTAGGATAGTTAAGTGTCCCTGTAAGTACGGCAGAACGTCTCTCGGGGAGGGATTTCCCCGAAACCAGTCAAGAGGCTGCTGCCATTTTGGCCGTGTCACCCTCCCGTGCGTGATGCAGCGAGGTGAAGTAGCTCCAGGAACGCCAGCTATGACAAAAATGCTCCTAACCACCACTGTGCTGCTCATAATGGCCAGCAGACATGAGGCCTGGCCAGACACTGACGCCCATGCTAAGACATGCATTAGCACAGACAGATGCAGCCAAGTATGCGCGTGCACgcgagaggaggggaaaaaaaaaaaaagaaaacggacAAGCACAGACGGAGGCAGCGAGACACATGCACACGTTTACACTTGGTCCTCGGTCTCATGTTGTTTTCCATCCTCCCACTGAGCTACAAGTCAAGAGTCTGGTATGATCGACTTCTCCAGTTCGAGATTACCTCAGCACTCCCTTAAGCTGCAGCTTGTGTTTCACACAGACCCTGTGATTAACACAgctctgaataaaaaaaaggaaaaaaaagagaaggttTTTGTGTTAGTAACCACTCTTTTAGGTAAATATTTAAGCCAGGAGAGCAGCCAACTGACCATTAAATCCTCTTTTTCAACAGTCTTTTCACTACGGTCAAGGTTGTCCTTTTTACTTTTCCGTCACGTGTCTTCAGCTTGGGTAAAGAACCCGTtcataagtttaaaaaaaaaagaaagaaaaggcaaatGGCAGATTGTAGAGCAAATCATTGTTCGGGTTATGTAAGTCTTGGATGATGGAAAAGACTGTCCACTGGGCCCTGACCAATGTCCTTCCATCCACCAGCTTCCTGACTAACTACTAAGCCTGGAATGGGCTGGGAtcattttttatgaatgacatatttaaatgcagttttgtaaaatattgtTAAAAGATCATTTCCTAGATCTCACTGGTTTTACGCACTTCCTTTTCATGCATCTCAATGCGTATTTAATGACACATGCGCAGACGTCTAGGTAACATTTTAAGCCTAACTacacaattaaaaatgcaaatatgtaatattttcagTGTATCAACGGGAAGTAAAACTGACCTCGTGTGTGCATCCACTCAAACGTAGAATCTCGTGTTCCTCCAGCTGTACGTCTCGTCGGAAAGCCGCTTCAACACGCTGGCGGAGCTGGTGCACCACCACTCCACCGTGTCCGACGGCCTCATCACCACGCTGCACTACCCGGCGCCGAAACGCAACAAGCCCACCATCTACGGGGTTTCTCCCAACTACGACAAGTGGGAGATGGAGCGCACTGACATTACCATGAAGCACAAACTGGGAGGCGGCCAGTACGGGGAGGTGTATGAAGGTGTTTGGAAGAAGTACAACCTCACCGTGGCCGTCAAGACACTAAAGGTACGAAGAACGTCCCGATGTCTCACGTGAACACGGTGTCCGCTGCTGATCTTTAACTCGGCTGATTAATGCTGCCATCTGGTGTTGTACGGATGCAACTGCACCCCGCTCATGGTTTTTCTTTGTGACATTAACTGTGCAGGAAGATACGATGGAAGTGGAGGAGTTTCTCAAGGAGGCTGCCGTTATGAAAGAGATCAAACACCCCAACTTGGTGCAACTGTTGGGTACGAAAACATCGTATTTATAACCCTTTTAACCACGCGGTGTTAGCAGACGCAtgtgacataaaaacacaagatgtCCAGCTAATGTCGGTGTGTTTTCATCCTCGTGTCCTTGATAGGCGTCTGCACACGGGAGCCACCGTTCTACATTATCACAGAGTTCATGACCCACGGTAACTTGCTAGACTACCTGAGGGAGTGCAACAGAGCGGAGGTCAACGCTGTGGTGCTGCTCTACATGGCCACGCAGATCTCCTCCGCcatggagtacctggagaaaaaaaactttatacaCAGGTTGGTctttttactgtaaaaaatctgtgaaaaccTAGAGTATCGCAGGTTTTTCAGACAGTTTGTTCACCAGTCTTAAAGGGAGAGGTTTTAGTCAGAGCTCCAAGAATACCAGGGAGCAAAACAACAAGCTTTGGCCTTAAATTTCATtatctcttttctctccattccAGAGCAGCGCTCCTCTCGTCGATGTTGTAACTTCTCTAGTTTGTTCTGGCACGTTTAACAAGGACCTTTAGACGCAATGAGATGATTTATGTCTTTTCATATTTGctctgctgcattttaatttcgAAGCCTGACAAGACTCGGCTTGTGACTGCGCTTCATACATCTGTTGAAATCCAGAACCTGAGATGAGGCTGTATCAAAGACAgactgtttattttccttttctcaatatttttttgcagactGTGTGTTCATATCAGCTCACCCAGTCTCATCCCTCTCGCCTCTGAACATTACCTCTCGTGTTCATTCTCATTCTTCTCTTCTCCAGGGACTTGGCTGCCCGTAACTGTCTGGTGGGAGAGAACCACCTGGTGAAGGTTGCAGACTTCGGCCTGAGCAGGCTAATGACGGGAGACACCTACACAGCTCATGCCGGGGCCAAGTTCCCCATCAAGTGGACTGCTCCGGAGAGTCTGGCCTACAACAAGTTCTCCATTAAGTCTGATGTCTGGGGTAATTTTGATCTTAACCAGTTTTCTCACATTGATACGCCCACAGTTACCTGACGTTGAAGTTGTTTCGATTGTTAAACCACCTGTGTTGTTTCTAAATCTCTAGCATTTGGTGTGCTGCTGTGGGAGATTGCCACCTACGGCATGTCTCCTTACCCCGGCATTGACCTGTCGCAGGTCTACGAACTCCTGGAGAAAGATTACCGCATGGACCGACCAGAGGGTTGCCCGGAGAAGGTGTACGAACTCATGACGGCCTGTGAGTACCAAGACGCGTCCATGTAAAATACGATTGAAGGcgctgtttttgtttggaagCATTTCTGATTCtcatgttttgttcctcttctcaGGTTGGAGGTGGACCCCTTCAGAGCGTCCGTCTTTTGCTGAAACGCACCAAGCCTTCGAGACCATGTTCCAGGAATCCAGCATCTCTGATGGTCAGTGAGTGCTGCTTTCTGTATCTAAAACACCGTTAGGAGATACTTTCCCGTATTTTTTGCTAAATCTAtctcaaatgtgtgttttcagaggtGGAAAAGGAGTtggggaagaaggagaagaagtcaACATTAGGCCCCATCCAGCAGGCCCCAGAGCTGCCCACAAAGAAGAGAATTGTCCGGAAAAATATGGACAACAGGGAAGGAGATAGTCCAGGTGGGACGCACATTTTCTGTGTTACCATTACACATAGAAATGCAAAagctaaatatcgcaataaaaaagtGGTAATGAAAACGCCTACATtgtgaaaaacctctcaaacatgGCTAAAACGCTGTTGCGCTTCCATGACGTGGTTTTTCAAACGTTTCGATATAAAttgtatcgcaaaagtgcaatggaaacacttttttcggTATTCCTCATCACCACAGATGATGCAGGggatcatgtgaccagttcatttgaagtccatcttcctcaattATGGGatatccctaaccctaacacatGTCATTGAAAACACGTACAAAGCCCAATTGTACTATATCAAAAGACTATAGAAGGTAGAAATGTAATGGTACAAGTTCTCAATTTGTTCAGAGTGGTTGTGACCTCAATTATTTTTACCTCAGTCAATCTGAGGTTGAAGCACCCTGAAAGATCCAAGTGCAGTCAGGTGCACATAGCAGCTGGTGGAGTCTGCTCcctaagatttatttttatctcaggAAACACTTGTCTACTTTCTTAATTTTTCACCATGTATTCTCAAATAGTTCTTTCCGctatatctttttctttttcatttcataaaaagAACTTATAATTAGATGTGTCTTCTATTTGTCTTTGTCGCTGATGGCTCGTTTTACACTTTCACCTTAGATCCACTGGAGCCTGAAGCGGCCGTTTGGTCGCCCATGCTCCCCAGGAAAGAGCGGCCCATCCTGGACAGCAACCTGAATGAGGATGACCGCTTGCTACCCAAAGACAAGGACAAGACACGTGGCAGTGGCTTTCTCAGCCTCAtcaagataaagaaaaagaacgcaccaacaccacccaaacgcAGTTCCTCTTTCAGGGAGATGGACGTCCACACTGACA encodes the following:
- the abl1 gene encoding tyrosine-protein kinase ABL1 isoform X3 yields the protein MKMLEICLKLVGCKSKKGLSSSSSCYLEEALQRPDFEGQGLTEAARWNSKENLLAGPSENDPNLFVALYDFVASGDNTLSITKGEKLRVLGYNHNGEWCEAQTKNGQGWVPSNYITPVNSLEKHSWYHGPVSRNAAEYLLSSGINGSFLVRESESSPGQRSISLRYEGRVYHYRINTASDGKNLVFLQLYVSSESRFNTLAELVHHHSTVSDGLITTLHYPAPKRNKPTIYGVSPNYDKWEMERTDITMKHKLGGGQYGEVYEGVWKKYNLTVAVKTLKEDTMEVEEFLKEAAVMKEIKHPNLVQLLGVCTREPPFYIITEFMTHGNLLDYLRECNRAEVNAVVLLYMATQISSAMEYLEKKNFIHRDLAARNCLVGENHLVKVADFGLSRLMTGDTYTAHAGAKFPIKWTAPESLAYNKFSIKSDVWAFGVLLWEIATYGMSPYPGIDLSQVYELLEKDYRMDRPEGCPEKVYELMTACWRWTPSERPSFAETHQAFETMFQESSISDEVEKELGKKEKKSTLGPIQQAPELPTKKRIVRKNMDNREGDSPDPLEPEAAVWSPMLPRKERPILDSNLNEDDRLLPKDKDKTRGSGFLSLIKIKKKNAPTPPKRSSSFREMDVHTDRRVVTPDPRDSENFNNGASLALNDNSHVLGTNNNGAGGITNGAPNYPGPLFPRKKGAPAVPGPGGKAATTPPSEEESISNSKRFLWSSSMPSGSDVSEWKSVTLPRDLGQRHFDSGTFGGKPALPRKRTNEQKGENAPRMGTLTPPPRLNAADVSSICLGKDTDTSPGSSPQALTPKVVKRPGLPGLENAKTSAIHAELLKTNMFPALGAVGEECRARRHKHTVDSSSFRERGKLQKPKPAPPPPPTNAKPGKVSRSPTQELPSPTSSSTSDSKAKCLPSISDSHHTTTAADQARSTLSEGSKKLPLGSTSKPQPLKTSTSSSSSSVTTSPSSQSLGASPGDQSSTPFTPLAKTRCSLRKTAPRTPNERTPNSAVTREMVLEGAELLRAAICRNSEQTGSHSAVLEAGKNLSKYCVSYVDSIQQMRNKFAFREAINKLENSLRELQICPTATGGSSAQQDFSKLLSSVKEISDIVQR
- the abl1 gene encoding tyrosine-protein kinase ABL1 isoform X1, whose protein sequence is MGQQPGKFAGDQRRPSLPAFIKGGKRESSRHGIQPCNVFVVHEALQRPDFEGQGLTEAARWNSKENLLAGPSENDPNLFVALYDFVASGDNTLSITKGEKLRVLGYNHNGEWCEAQTKNGQGWVPSNYITPVNSLEKHSWYHGPVSRNAAEYLLSSGINGSFLVRESESSPGQRSISLRYEGRVYHYRINTASDGKNLVFLQLYVSSESRFNTLAELVHHHSTVSDGLITTLHYPAPKRNKPTIYGVSPNYDKWEMERTDITMKHKLGGGQYGEVYEGVWKKYNLTVAVKTLKEDTMEVEEFLKEAAVMKEIKHPNLVQLLGVCTREPPFYIITEFMTHGNLLDYLRECNRAEVNAVVLLYMATQISSAMEYLEKKNFIHRDLAARNCLVGENHLVKVADFGLSRLMTGDTYTAHAGAKFPIKWTAPESLAYNKFSIKSDVWAFGVLLWEIATYGMSPYPGIDLSQVYELLEKDYRMDRPEGCPEKVYELMTACWRWTPSERPSFAETHQAFETMFQESSISDEVEKELGKKEKKSTLGPIQQAPELPTKKRIVRKNMDNREGDSPDPLEPEAAVWSPMLPRKERPILDSNLNEDDRLLPKDKDKTRGSGFLSLIKIKKKNAPTPPKRSSSFREMDVHTDRRVVTPDPRDSENFNNGASLALNDNSHVLGTNNNGAGGITNGAPNYPGPLFPRKKGAPAVPGPGGKAATTPPSEEESISNSKRFLWSSSMPSGSDVSEWKSVTLPRDLGQRHFDSGTFGGKPALPRKRTNEQKGENAPRMGTLTPPPRLNAADVSSICLGKDTDTSPGSSPQALTPKVVKRPGLPGLENAKTSAIHAELLKTNMFPALGAVGEECRARRHKHTVDSSSFRERGKLQKPKPAPPPPPTNAKPGKVSRSPTQELPSPTSSSTSDSKAKCLPSISDSHHTTTAADQARSTLSEGSKKLPLGSTSKPQPLKTSTSSSSSSVTTSPSSQSLGASPGDQSSTPFTPLAKTRCSLRKTAPRTPNERTPNSAVTREMVLEGAELLRAAICRNSEQTGSHSAVLEAGKNLSKYCVSYVDSIQQMRNKFAFREAINKLENSLRELQICPTATGGSSAQQDFSKLLSSVKEISDIVQR
- the abl1 gene encoding tyrosine-protein kinase ABL1 isoform X4 encodes the protein MKMLEICLKLVGCKSKKGLSSSSSCYLEEALQRPDFEGQGLTEAARWNSKENLLAGPSENDPNLFVALYDFVASGDNTLSITKGEKLRVLGYNHNGEWCEAQTKNGQGWVPSNYITPVNSLEKHSWYHGPVSRNAAEYLLSSGINGSFLVRESESSPGQRSISLRYEGRVYHYRINTASDGKLYVSSESRFNTLAELVHHHSTVSDGLITTLHYPAPKRNKPTIYGVSPNYDKWEMERTDITMKHKLGGGQYGEVYEGVWKKYNLTVAVKTLKEDTMEVEEFLKEAAVMKEIKHPNLVQLLGVCTREPPFYIITEFMTHGNLLDYLRECNRAEVNAVVLLYMATQISSAMEYLEKKNFIHRDLAARNCLVGENHLVKVADFGLSRLMTGDTYTAHAGAKFPIKWTAPESLAYNKFSIKSDVWAFGVLLWEIATYGMSPYPGIDLSQVYELLEKDYRMDRPEGCPEKVYELMTACWRWTPSERPSFAETHQAFETMFQESSISDEVEKELGKKEKKSTLGPIQQAPELPTKKRIVRKNMDNREGDSPDPLEPEAAVWSPMLPRKERPILDSNLNEDDRLLPKDKDKTRGSGFLSLIKIKKKNAPTPPKRSSSFREMDVHTDRRVVTPDPRDSENFNNGASLALNDNSHVLGTNNNGAGGITNGAPNYPGPLFPRKKGAPAVPGPGGKAATTPPSEEESISNSKRFLWSSSMPSGSDVSEWKSVTLPRDLGQRHFDSGTFGGKPALPRKRTNEQKGENAPRMGTLTPPPRLNAADVSSICLGKDTDTSPGSSPQALTPKVVKRPGLPGLENAKTSAIHAELLKTNMFPALGAVGEECRARRHKHTVDSSSFRERGKLQKPKPAPPPPPTNAKPGKVSRSPTQELPSPTSSSTSDSKAKCLPSISDSHHTTTAADQARSTLSEGSKKLPLGSTSKPQPLKTSTSSSSSSVTTSPSSQSLGASPGDQSSTPFTPLAKTRCSLRKTAPRTPNERTPNSAVTREMVLEGAELLRAAICRNSEQTGSHSAVLEAGKNLSKYCVSYVDSIQQMRNKFAFREAINKLENSLRELQICPTATGGSSAQQDFSKLLSSVKEISDIVQR
- the abl1 gene encoding tyrosine-protein kinase ABL1 isoform X2, giving the protein MGQQPGKFAGDQRRPSLPAFIKGGKRESSRHGIQPCNVFVVHEALQRPDFEGQGLTEAARWNSKENLLAGPSENDPNLFVALYDFVASGDNTLSITKGEKLRVLGYNHNGEWCEAQTKNGQGWVPSNYITPVNSLEKHSWYHGPVSRNAAEYLLSSGINGSFLVRESESSPGQRSISLRYEGRVYHYRINTASDGKLYVSSESRFNTLAELVHHHSTVSDGLITTLHYPAPKRNKPTIYGVSPNYDKWEMERTDITMKHKLGGGQYGEVYEGVWKKYNLTVAVKTLKEDTMEVEEFLKEAAVMKEIKHPNLVQLLGVCTREPPFYIITEFMTHGNLLDYLRECNRAEVNAVVLLYMATQISSAMEYLEKKNFIHRDLAARNCLVGENHLVKVADFGLSRLMTGDTYTAHAGAKFPIKWTAPESLAYNKFSIKSDVWAFGVLLWEIATYGMSPYPGIDLSQVYELLEKDYRMDRPEGCPEKVYELMTACWRWTPSERPSFAETHQAFETMFQESSISDEVEKELGKKEKKSTLGPIQQAPELPTKKRIVRKNMDNREGDSPDPLEPEAAVWSPMLPRKERPILDSNLNEDDRLLPKDKDKTRGSGFLSLIKIKKKNAPTPPKRSSSFREMDVHTDRRVVTPDPRDSENFNNGASLALNDNSHVLGTNNNGAGGITNGAPNYPGPLFPRKKGAPAVPGPGGKAATTPPSEEESISNSKRFLWSSSMPSGSDVSEWKSVTLPRDLGQRHFDSGTFGGKPALPRKRTNEQKGENAPRMGTLTPPPRLNAADVSSICLGKDTDTSPGSSPQALTPKVVKRPGLPGLENAKTSAIHAELLKTNMFPALGAVGEECRARRHKHTVDSSSFRERGKLQKPKPAPPPPPTNAKPGKVSRSPTQELPSPTSSSTSDSKAKCLPSISDSHHTTTAADQARSTLSEGSKKLPLGSTSKPQPLKTSTSSSSSSVTTSPSSQSLGASPGDQSSTPFTPLAKTRCSLRKTAPRTPNERTPNSAVTREMVLEGAELLRAAICRNSEQTGSHSAVLEAGKNLSKYCVSYVDSIQQMRNKFAFREAINKLENSLRELQICPTATGGSSAQQDFSKLLSSVKEISDIVQR